The DNA window GCGGTCATTGTTCTTACTAATCTGGGAGGAAGTTCTCCTGAAGATTTTCTTGAAGAGCTTGCAGCCGTTTATAATCCAGACATTATAAAAGCCGATCCCGTTACTTTTCTCAGAATGAATTTAAAAAAGATTGGTTTTGATAAAGCCATAGAATTAGTTGATTCCGAAAAGAAAAGAAATCCTGATTTTAAGCCACAGGAATTTGAGCTTAATGAATGGGGCTACAGAATGATGTCAAGAAATGAGCTCAAAAATGCATCTGAAATTTTTAAGTTAAATGTCTACCTATTTCCGAAAAGCTGGAATGCTTATGACAGCTATGGAGAAGTATTACTAAAGTTAGGGAATAAAGATCAGGCAGTTAAAATGTATCAAAGATCAATGGATCTGAATCCTGACAATGAAAATGGGAAAAATGTTCTGAAGAAGTTAAGTGAAGAAAGATCTAAATCTATTTCTAAATAATAATTTTAAAGAAACTCTAAGAATAAAAATTAGGCATCATTTCCATAAGAACCAGTAATGATATTAGCTTTTTAGAGGATTCGTAATTCGGATTTAGCTGTTCCCTTATTTCATTTAAAGCCTTACTTAAATTGTTACTGACCGTTTTATTACTTAAATTAAGTGCTTCTGCGGTTTCAACAACAGACATATTCTTTCGGATACGTAAGTCGTATACCTTCTGCTCAGTCGGGGTAAGTTGAGAAATTACTTCGTCTATCATTGTAAAGAGTTCGGCAATATCATTATCTTCAAGTATCTCTGCATACTCAGAATCGGTTATTTCAGATAAAAAATCTTCTGACTCATCCACATATACTTCCTGTATTTTTTTAATACTTGCGTAATAATCAAGAATACGGTAGTGTATAAAACGGAATAAATAACCTTTAGCACTTTCATCTTCATCGGTCTGTACGAATTCAGGATTTTCAAGAATTCTGATCCATAGGTTTTGCAATAGCTCTTCCGTAGCTTCTCTATCCTTCGTACGCATAAAGATCATCGTATAGAAACTATCCCAATATCGTTCATACAATATCACAAAAGCAGGGCGGTCGCCTGATTTTATTTTCTTTAATAAAATATCGTCTGTAGGTTTCATAATTTCTAGTACAAATTTACCTAAACTAATATTAATGTTTTATGAATTATCCAGCCTGTAAGGTTAAATATTTCTGAAAAAAAATCACGTTTTCCACCTTTAATGTGTAGGATTGTTCATAAATGTATTGTTTTTGTTGAAAAAATAACGCCAATGTTAATGATATATTAAATGGCGTTTGGGAAGTTTTTCTTTTTGCCCAGTATTATAAGTGAGGGTATTTACGAAACTAATACAACAGAAAAACTAATACAACAAAATTATAAAGTGAAGAAATTGAACTACAGCAAGGCCGAGGCATTTGTTTTTAAATTATGGGGCAGGGAAGTATCCGGCGATAAGATCTCAGAGAAAGAATCAGAAGTCTTGGAATTGTGGAAGAATGAAACTATAAAAGATCTGGATAAAAAACATGTTCAGGAATCCAAAATAAGAGTACTCTCAGGTTTGGAATCCTACTTTGCAAGTCCGGTGAGAAACAATGTGTTTTATCTGAGAAAGAAATTTTATAGTGCTGCTGCTGTATTTCTTATCCTATTTGGTCTTACGGGTTTCTTTACTTATCAATTTTTCATTAAACCTGATGTATATGTCGCTGTAGATGCTAACCGTACTATAAAACTGGAAGACGGATCTACAGTAATGCTTTTGCCTGGTGCAAAACTTACCGTTGAAAAATCTTTTCCAGCTAAAACAAGGATAGTGGATTTACAAGGGGATGCCATATTTAAAGTAGCTAAATCCAAAATCCATCCATTTATAGTTCGTGCAGATGGTTTCAGTACAAGAGTAATGGGTACGGTATTCAAGGTAATGCAGAGAGGAGGACAAAAAACAGTGGAATTGTATGAAGGTAAAGTTGCTGTTTCTTCACCAGGAACTGCTGTTTCTTACCTTACCCCTAATCAGAGATGGACAAACTTTGGAGCTCCACATACGGCCGCGGTAATTACTGAGAAAACTGATATAAAATCTGGAAAAAAGACTTCAGTATTACTGACGCTGACCTTCAATGATGTCACGTTCAGGAGTATCATGGAGGTTTTATATAAAAACTATGGAATCAGTATCAAATACCCGGAAGAAATAGCTGAAAAGAAAATTACAGCAGATCTTACAGGAAGCAGCTGGGATGAAAATGTAGAAGCACTCGCATTTATAACGGGGCTTGAGGTACATAAAGAAAATAATACCACTTATATATTAAAAAAATAGTAACAGGATTATTAGATGGAGTTTACGAACAGAATTATGAGTCAGTCAGTAATAAAAAGTGGTGTTAAAAATATGAGAAACTTGAAATGCAGTCTTACAGTAGCGGTGATCTTCTTTGCCACAACAATAGACGCGCAGGAGCTAACAATGAAAGTGTCTTTTTCTGCTGCGGCAGGAAGACCTTTGATCAGCACATTAGAAGAATTAGCAGATAAAGCAAGGATGCGTTTGGTCTACTCAAAATCAGATATAAAAGATCTTAAAGTGGGAGAGGTAAAGTGTGATAACATTCCTGTAACCGACTGTCTGAAGAATATTACAGATAATCTTCCGGTAGCGGTGCGCCAAAGAGGAGAACTGATCTCAATACGATATCAGGGATCTAATAGGTCTGTGTCTTCTGTACAAGGAAATGGAAAACTTACCGGAAAGATCGTAGATGAAGTGGGAAATCCAGTTGTAGATGCAGAGGTAAATGTAGCAGGTAAAGCAACAGTAACAGATAACAACGGAGATTTTAATTTCAGTATTCCTTCAGGGATTTATACACTGACCGTTAAAGCATCTGGTTACAGCTCTTTAAGAGTGGAGAAATTAAAGATAGGTAATGAGGAAACGAATATGGTTTCTTTCGCCATGAAACATATTTCTTCAGATAAAGAAACCAGTATTAAAGAAGTCGTGATTACCGGAACACGTAAAGCAGATACCCAGGCAGGGCTTTTGGCACAGCAAAAGAAGGCTGCCCAAATGAGTGATGGAATTTCGGCTGAACAAATTTCCAAAACACCGGATAGCGATGTTGGGGGAACCCTAAAAAGAGTAACAGGGATTACCACGATAGATAATAAATATGTGGTCGTTCGATCAATGGGAGAGCGATGGAATACCGCTGCAATGGACGGGATTAATCTACCAAGTACAGAAGCTTATAATCAGAACTTTTCTTTTGATATTATCCCTACTGCAATGGTAGAAAGCGTTGTAGTAAGTAAAACAGCAACGCCGGATATGAATGCCAGTTTTGCCGGTGGATATGTGGAAGTAAGGACGAAAGATATTCCGAATGAAAATTTTACGACAGTGAATGTAGGTTCTTCTTACAATGATGTCACGACATTTAAAGAATTCATTTCCAAAAAACGGGGGAAATACGATTACTGGGGTTATGATGACGGAACAAGAGATTTTCCTAAAGGCTTAGTAGCAACTGACTGGAATAACCCTTTATTTTTTGAACAGTCCAAGCAGTTTACCAATGATAATTTTACGAATTACGCTACCAAAGCTAATCTGAACTCTAATATGCAGATTGCTTTAGGGAGAAACTTTAAACTGAAAAATAATAATAAATGGGGTTTTGCTGCTGCCATTACAACAAGAAACGAACAGAATAAACTTGATATTGATCACACTGGAAGAGGAGGGTGGATGGATAATGCTACTCCGGTTAACAACTGGCAAGAGCTGGGAGTTGCTCCGGTACGTTTTGCAAATTTTAAAAATAAAGGAGCTTCTTACACTTATAACTCTACGATTGGAGGAATGCTGAACTTCGGTCTACAGCTTGGAAAAAACAGAATCTCCTTCCGTAACTCTTATACCCATATTTATGATCAGACCCTGACAAGAATTACAGGATGGAATGAATATGTGGGTGGAAATGGAGATGCAACAGATTCTTACAACTATTTTTATTATGGTTTAAATCCTAATAATACAGATCCGAAACTTCTGGATAAGCCAATTACGGAAACAACTGACTATCCAGTTTATCAGACTTTGTTGCAGAACAAGCTGGAAGGTAATCATAAAATAGGAAATAAAGAAATCAGCTGGTTTGCAGCAAGAACTGGTGTGACTTCCGATACAAAAGACTATACCCAGTATCGCACAAACTATAATTTCATAGGAAATGAGATTTTGAGTTACAATCAGATTTACAATTCTCAGGATAATTTTGCAAGAGGTTATATTGCCAATAAAGAAACAGATTACAATTATGGTGCTGCATTAAAATGGAGTATGGATTCTGAAAATTTTAAAAATGATGTTAAAATAGGGTATGCCGGAGCTATAAAGAATAATACAAATCAGCAGCAAAAATTTTTCCTGAGAGTAGATGAAAACCGTGATGTTCCGAACAGTGAAAAAAACAGTCTGATCATGTATGGATCTCTTGCTGGTTGGTTTGATGGTTCACATTATAATCCAGGTGGTATTGGATGGCAGACGAAAGCACTTTATAAAAATGATAAATATGAAGGGAAAGTTACGCAACATGCACCTTTCATTATGTTCGATAACCGTTGGAATAAACTGAGACTGGTTTGGGGAATGCGAGCTGAGTATTTCAAATATGATCTTATTTCCCAGCAACAGGATCCTAACGACCCTAAAAGTGTTATAAAAGAGCCTATTAAAGAAAAAGCATGGCAATGGATGCCATCAGCAAACTTCACCTACAGCCCTTTAAACAGTATGAATGTAAGACTGGCTTATAACAGATCTGTCATCCGTCCCCAGTTTAATGAAAGAACAGGACTACCTTATTTTGATCCGATTGCAAACGGTCTTATCTATAATACAGAAATGACATCATCGGTAATCAATAATTATGACTTCAAGTTTGAATGGTTCCCTGGATTAGGAGAGATTATTTCTGCAGGACTTTATTATAAAGATATTGACAGGCCAATAGAACGGGAAGGATATATTTCTGCAGAAGGAAACCTGTTTCTTTATAATGGAAATTCTAAAAATGCCAAATTAAAAGGATTTGAGGTGGAAGTAAGAAAGAGCCTTGGCTTTATCAGAGAAAATACTTTCCTGAAAGACCTTTTTATCAGTGGAAACTTTACATATAATGATACTAAGGTAGTTGCTTTTAAAGACCGATATAAAACGCAGGACACAGATGCAACCTATGAGGTAAGCCGTCCGTTGTATGGGCAGACTCCTTATGCTTACAACCTGGGATTATTATACAACGGAGATCGTCTGGGACTGAGCTTTTTATACAATGCAAAAGGGGATCAGTATATTACTGTGGGGTACGCTTATATTGGAGAAGAGATACAACGGCCTTATGCAGTAGCGGATGCTCAGATTTCATATAAACTTTTAAAAGATAAGAATCTGGAGTTCAAATTTAATGTAAGAAACCTATTCAACAGAGTAAGGGAATACTACAATAATTTCAATTCATATTCAGTGTCTAAGGGTGGTGGAAGCTCTTTTGATACACAAAGAGAATCATTGGGACTTTTACCCGGAGCTACAGATAAATATGATAAAGATATTGATAGAATATTGTTCAGGGCTTACAATGGAAGAACATTTGGGTTATCTGTAAGCTATAGCTTTTAGATAAGAGAAAATAGAAAATTTAGCTTTTGGCAAAAGCATTATAATATAAGATCTTATAAATGGTAAATGTTACAGGTTTCCGTATCCTGAGATCTGAGCGAATAAAAACTGATGATGCGCACTTCAGTAAACATTCAGACGAAAATGGGAAATTACTGTATCCCCGGACAGTAATTAAATCTAAGGGGAGCTTTATATAACTGCACCTCAGCTATGTAAGGTTCTAAAAACAAAGTGTAACCAAATCGCGGAGATATTTAAAGGTGAGTATCCCGTAAAACAGGAATCATCCGGACCAAAAAAATAATAACCGGATCCATATTTCTAAATTTTACAACAATGAGAAAATTAACTTTAATCGCTGTAACAGCTTTATCCCTAACAGCTTGTCGTGAGAATGATTCTATGTCAGATTCTTCTAAATTTGAAATGCAATCTGCTTCTGCAGAGTACATCACAGCTTCTGCACTTCCTGTTACGGCAGTAAGTGGTGCGATTACTACTAATACTACTTGGAGTGGTGTTGTTGAAATCGATGGTATTGTAACTGTTAAAGATGGAGCAACTTTGACTATCCAGCCAGGTACTTTCATCAAAGCAAAACCTAATACTACAAATACACCAACAGGAGTTTTGGTTATTGCTAAAACGGGTAAGATAAACGCTACTGGAACTGCTTCTCAGCCTATTATTTTTACAAGTTATAAACTTTTGGATGGAAAAGAAGCAACTAAAGCTTCTCCAGGTGATTTCGGTGGAGTTATTATGTTAGGTGATGCCCCTACCAATAAACCAACAACTACTGTTATTGAAGGATTATCAGGTGTTGATTACCAATATGGTGGAACAACAGCAGGTCATAACGGAGGAACTCTTAAATATGTACGTATTGAATTTGGAGGATTTGACCTTTTTGCTCCTAACTCAGGAAATGAGATCAACGGATTAACTTTAGGTGGAGTTGGTAATGGTACTACATTAGACCACATCCAGGTTTCTTATGGTAAAGATGATTCATTCGAATTCTTCGGAGGTACAGTAAATGCATCTAACCTGGTATCTTTTGCTCCGGATGATGACAACTTCGATTTCGATTTCGGATATTCAGGAACTATTACTTGTGCATTAGCATTAGCTGATTACAACTCTACACATAGCCAAAGTGGTGGTGTTTCTGATACAAACGGTATCGAATTGGATAACGACGGGACAGGTTCTTCAGCTTCTCCTTTTACAAATCCAACGGTTAAAAATCTTACTATCGTAGGTGCTAAGAGTCCATTAAATGGAGCATTGTATGAAAATGCTATCCACGTAAGAAGAAACGGTAAATTAACTTTAGATAACGTTGCGGTTACAGGTTATCCTGTAGGAGTATTGTTAGAAACTGTAGGTGGAGCAGCTGTGAATCTTGCAGATCTTAACTTTACATCAGTACAGGCACACGGATATACTTTCGCTACAGCTTCTAAAATAGGATCTACTACTGCAGCGCTTACTATTCCTGGAGTTACTACTTCTACAACTAACCCTGCTAACGCTTGGGGAATGACTCAGCCATTCTTTAACGACGCTCCGGCATGGAATGTTACTCCTAGAAATTGTGGAGATTTCAAAGGAACATGGACAAAATATAATTTTTCAATTGTACAATAATTGATCAATATGGGGTGGCAGAACCTGCCATCCCATTTTTTATTTCATCTTTAAAATTTGTAATATGAAAAAAATAATTTTATTATCTGTTTTGGTTTTATCAAAATTAGTGTCAGCACAATATCCGGTGTGGACCAATTCTTTTAATTCCACAAGTGATATGCAAGGCTGGTCTTTTCACGATTTGAATGGAAATGGAAATGG is part of the Chryseobacterium paludis genome and encodes:
- a CDS encoding TonB-dependent receptor, producing the protein MRNLKCSLTVAVIFFATTIDAQELTMKVSFSAAAGRPLISTLEELADKARMRLVYSKSDIKDLKVGEVKCDNIPVTDCLKNITDNLPVAVRQRGELISIRYQGSNRSVSSVQGNGKLTGKIVDEVGNPVVDAEVNVAGKATVTDNNGDFNFSIPSGIYTLTVKASGYSSLRVEKLKIGNEETNMVSFAMKHISSDKETSIKEVVITGTRKADTQAGLLAQQKKAAQMSDGISAEQISKTPDSDVGGTLKRVTGITTIDNKYVVVRSMGERWNTAAMDGINLPSTEAYNQNFSFDIIPTAMVESVVVSKTATPDMNASFAGGYVEVRTKDIPNENFTTVNVGSSYNDVTTFKEFISKKRGKYDYWGYDDGTRDFPKGLVATDWNNPLFFEQSKQFTNDNFTNYATKANLNSNMQIALGRNFKLKNNNKWGFAAAITTRNEQNKLDIDHTGRGGWMDNATPVNNWQELGVAPVRFANFKNKGASYTYNSTIGGMLNFGLQLGKNRISFRNSYTHIYDQTLTRITGWNEYVGGNGDATDSYNYFYYGLNPNNTDPKLLDKPITETTDYPVYQTLLQNKLEGNHKIGNKEISWFAARTGVTSDTKDYTQYRTNYNFIGNEILSYNQIYNSQDNFARGYIANKETDYNYGAALKWSMDSENFKNDVKIGYAGAIKNNTNQQQKFFLRVDENRDVPNSEKNSLIMYGSLAGWFDGSHYNPGGIGWQTKALYKNDKYEGKVTQHAPFIMFDNRWNKLRLVWGMRAEYFKYDLISQQQDPNDPKSVIKEPIKEKAWQWMPSANFTYSPLNSMNVRLAYNRSVIRPQFNERTGLPYFDPIANGLIYNTEMTSSVINNYDFKFEWFPGLGEIISAGLYYKDIDRPIEREGYISAEGNLFLYNGNSKNAKLKGFEVEVRKSLGFIRENTFLKDLFISGNFTYNDTKVVAFKDRYKTQDTDATYEVSRPLYGQTPYAYNLGLLYNGDRLGLSFLYNAKGDQYITVGYAYIGEEIQRPYAVADAQISYKLLKDKNLEFKFNVRNLFNRVREYYNNFNSYSVSKGGGSSFDTQRESLGLLPGATDKYDKDIDRILFRAYNGRTFGLSVSYSF
- a CDS encoding RNA polymerase sigma factor produces the protein MKPTDDILLKKIKSGDRPAFVILYERYWDSFYTMIFMRTKDREATEELLQNLWIRILENPEFVQTDEDESAKGYLFRFIHYRILDYYASIKKIQEVYVDESEDFLSEITDSEYAEILEDNDIAELFTMIDEVISQLTPTEQKVYDLRIRKNMSVVETAEALNLSNKTVSNNLSKALNEIREQLNPNYESSKKLISLLVLMEMMPNFYS
- a CDS encoding FecR family protein, translated to MKKLNYSKAEAFVFKLWGREVSGDKISEKESEVLELWKNETIKDLDKKHVQESKIRVLSGLESYFASPVRNNVFYLRKKFYSAAAVFLILFGLTGFFTYQFFIKPDVYVAVDANRTIKLEDGSTVMLLPGAKLTVEKSFPAKTRIVDLQGDAIFKVAKSKIHPFIVRADGFSTRVMGTVFKVMQRGGQKTVELYEGKVAVSSPGTAVSYLTPNQRWTNFGAPHTAAVITEKTDIKSGKKTSVLLTLTFNDVTFRSIMEVLYKNYGISIKYPEEIAEKKITADLTGSSWDENVEALAFITGLEVHKENNTTYILKK